The Candidatus Saccharibacteria bacterium genome has a segment encoding these proteins:
- a CDS encoding ABC transporter permease, translating into MAELKYVEKSKVSLMLIDSFIMIKRSSRHILRNIDQLLGAFFQPIMFLALFASVFGGAIEQSLPDGVTYIDFLMAGIIVQTVAFGSTTTAIAITNDLQKGVMDRFRSLPMGNLAVLNGHVISDIFRNSISTIVMILTGLAIGFRPEANFVQWLMIVGILILFTFTMSWLSAIMGVLAKSVEAVQWLTFVIIFPITFASSTFVPTENMSSAVKLFAENQPITQVVEAIRALILGTPIGNYGWLSIAWCIGLLAVAIPLSAILFKKKTRG; encoded by the coding sequence ATGGCCGAACTCAAATATGTCGAAAAATCTAAAGTAAGCCTAATGTTGATCGACTCGTTCATCATGATAAAGCGCAGCTCGCGTCACATTTTGCGCAATATCGACCAATTACTGGGAGCGTTTTTTCAGCCAATCATGTTTTTGGCATTATTTGCCTCTGTTTTCGGCGGCGCTATTGAACAATCTTTGCCTGACGGCGTAACCTACATCGACTTCTTAATGGCTGGAATAATCGTACAAACAGTAGCGTTTGGTTCGACAACAACAGCTATTGCCATAACTAATGACCTTCAAAAAGGAGTTATGGATCGGTTTCGCAGTTTGCCAATGGGCAATTTGGCTGTTTTAAACGGTCATGTTATTTCTGACATCTTTAGAAACTCAATCTCAACAATAGTCATGATTTTAACAGGGCTCGCGATAGGTTTCCGGCCCGAAGCCAATTTTGTGCAGTGGTTAATGATTGTAGGTATTCTAATTTTGTTTACATTCACTATGTCGTGGCTATCGGCAATAATGGGTGTCTTAGCAAAAAGCGTTGAAGCGGTTCAATGGCTAACCTTTGTAATTATTTTCCCAATTACGTTTGCCAGCTCGACCTTTGTTCCGACCGAAAACATGAGCTCGGCAGTAAAACTATTTGCTGAAAACCAGCCAATTACACAGGTTGTTGAAGCAATCCGGGCGCTCATTCTTGGTACGCCTATAGGAAACTACGGCTGGCTATCGATTGCATGGTGCATTGGCTTACTTGCGGTAGCGATTCCACTATCAGCGATATTATTTAAAAAGAAAACTCGCGGCTAG
- a CDS encoding HAMP domain-containing histidine kinase, producing the protein MAFKDKLEFSRQRLELLYSVVLLFVIPAALVFNTVITVQNARADFDIELRRKADLANEVLSASVKDSLDTPDRLQSVVDNVMQNTEEVSAAKIIRFDSGQYTTVASTDQAEIGQTSNNIQVSLATSQNRSIAALVNQDSGDRAWRVITPIAQDDGVVTGVVSSEVSLSASDKLVSASFQKSLIVLSITLVVVILLLLNHFKFVEYASLFKKLEEVDQMKNDFIQVATHELRAPLTAIKGNMDMALDELPKKAKKSLKAPLTEVVRQIDRLNNLIDDLLNVARLEQNRTNFEIEAVDSTKILQMLVTQFSAKAEAKNIQLELQPTDIPLVMADPSRLEEVFTNLIDNAIKYSRQGSVTIRQDVKKNVVSTHIKDTGIGMSAAERDRLFQRFARIRNEKTQNISGTGLGLWITKQYVEKMKGRIYVDSLEDVGSEFTVELPVANK; encoded by the coding sequence ATGGCCTTCAAGGACAAACTTGAATTCTCTCGCCAGCGATTAGAGTTACTCTACTCGGTCGTTCTGTTGTTTGTTATTCCAGCCGCGCTGGTTTTTAACACTGTTATAACTGTACAAAACGCCCGCGCCGACTTTGACATAGAACTCCGTCGCAAGGCCGACTTAGCAAACGAAGTTCTAAGTGCATCGGTAAAGGACAGTCTTGATACCCCTGACCGCTTACAGTCAGTCGTAGACAATGTAATGCAAAATACCGAAGAAGTATCAGCGGCAAAAATTATTCGTTTCGATTCCGGTCAATACACGACCGTCGCCAGCACCGACCAAGCTGAAATTGGGCAGACATCAAATAATATTCAGGTATCACTGGCTACTAGTCAAAACCGCTCTATTGCCGCCCTAGTTAACCAGGACAGTGGCGATCGAGCGTGGCGCGTAATAACGCCAATAGCTCAAGACGACGGTGTTGTGACCGGCGTGGTCAGTTCAGAGGTGTCGTTGAGTGCGTCCGACAAGCTTGTGTCTGCTTCCTTTCAAAAATCTTTGATTGTGCTTTCCATAACCTTAGTCGTAGTAATCTTACTACTGCTTAACCACTTTAAGTTTGTCGAATACGCCAGTCTGTTCAAAAAACTCGAAGAAGTTGATCAGATGAAAAACGATTTTATACAAGTTGCCACTCACGAATTACGTGCACCACTGACTGCGATCAAAGGCAATATGGACATGGCACTGGACGAGTTGCCAAAAAAAGCTAAAAAAAGCCTCAAAGCTCCACTTACGGAAGTTGTACGTCAAATCGACCGCTTAAATAACTTAATCGACGACCTATTAAATGTTGCGCGGCTTGAACAAAACCGTACTAATTTTGAAATAGAGGCAGTTGACTCTACGAAAATTCTGCAGATGCTGGTTACCCAATTTAGCGCCAAGGCTGAGGCCAAAAACATACAGCTTGAACTTCAACCTACCGATATCCCGCTAGTCATGGCGGACCCAAGCCGACTCGAAGAAGTGTTTACCAACCTTATCGATAACGCAATAAAATATTCCCGTCAGGGCAGCGTAACCATACGTCAAGACGTCAAAAAGAATGTGGTTTCTACCCACATAAAAGACACTGGCATTGGCATGTCAGCTGCAGAACGAGACAGGCTGTTTCAACGATTTGCCCGTATTCGTAATGAAAAAACTCAAAATATCAGCGGCACCGGTCTTGGTCTTTGGATAACAAAGCAATATGTAGAAAAAATGAAAGGCAGAATATACGTCGACAGCCTTGAAGATGTTGGTTCGGAATTTACCGTTGAACTGCCGGTAGCTAATAAATAG
- a CDS encoding ATP-binding cassette domain-containing protein: MSAEVSISVKNLKKSYGDNLVLDGISFEVKKGTMLALLGPNGAGKTTTVKILSTLVSSDGGSVTVNGNDVVRDADSVREQIGLTGQSASIDGLLTGRENLIMMGRLYRLTKDSASQRAKELLDEFDLEEAADRPAKTYSGGMRRRLDLAVSLIAAPPILFLDEPTTGLDPRSRLVMWDIINNLKKSGATILLTTQYLEEADQLADNIILIDQGKVAAEGTAKDLKKKIGKDLFVLTFKSIDDAQKATKVLGKNAVHDTPNMAVSVGIKNDGSDIQKVLDAIKKANLSILATDIHKPTLDDVFLSITKGDN, translated from the coding sequence ATGAGCGCCGAAGTTTCTATATCAGTAAAAAATCTTAAAAAATCCTATGGGGACAATCTTGTACTGGATGGGATTTCTTTTGAGGTAAAAAAGGGAACAATGTTGGCCCTGTTAGGCCCAAACGGAGCTGGCAAAACTACTACAGTAAAAATTTTAAGTACGCTTGTTTCCAGCGACGGCGGTAGCGTAACAGTTAACGGTAACGATGTTGTACGTGACGCTGACTCTGTTAGGGAACAGATTGGTTTAACTGGTCAATCGGCCTCTATAGACGGCTTACTAACTGGCCGCGAAAATTTAATTATGATGGGACGGCTATACCGCCTTACAAAAGACAGTGCCTCACAAAGGGCAAAAGAACTCCTCGACGAATTCGACCTAGAAGAAGCTGCTGACCGACCTGCAAAAACCTATTCCGGCGGCATGCGCCGACGACTCGACCTAGCGGTCAGCTTGATTGCCGCACCGCCAATACTGTTTTTAGACGAACCAACCACTGGTCTTGACCCACGGTCTCGGCTGGTTATGTGGGACATCATTAATAACCTTAAAAAATCTGGTGCAACCATACTGTTAACTACTCAGTATCTTGAAGAAGCCGACCAACTGGCAGACAATATAATACTAATCGACCAAGGCAAAGTAGCAGCCGAAGGCACCGCTAAAGATCTTAAAAAGAAAATCGGCAAAGACTTGTTTGTTTTGACCTTTAAATCAATAGACGACGCTCAAAAAGCAACAAAAGTTCTTGGTAAAAATGCCGTCCATGATACTCCTAATATGGCTGTGTCTGTTGGTATTAAAAACGACGGTAGCGACATCCAAAAAGTGCTAGACGCAATTAAGAAAGCCAATCTTTCAATCCTGGCCACCGACATCCACAAACCAACGCTCGACGACGTGTTTTTGTCTATAACAAAAGGGGACAACTAA